TTAAAGAAAATAATACTCTTACCATTTCTTTTATCATTCGCATAATATAGTCTTTTTCGTCTGTGAAATACATTTTTCACCTCCATAACTACCGATTTTACTTTGTAACTATGACTTTTCCTTCTGAATCCAGAAGAGGTGTAATAGCCGCTCCATATCCAGATTTCCAACAAAGATAGTTAACCCCAGTCTCCTTATCTACAAGGATTTGGCGAACTCCTTCATCCTTAAGCTGACTTCCGTCTCTAAATGTAACTTCAAATCGTTCTTCTTTCTTTGCCATGTTTATTTCTCCTTTTTTCAAGCGTTAAATTTAAATTTTCCTGTTATACAAACTAGAAATTGGCTATTTCGTTGCAACAATACTTATCCAATGATTTTTTGTATTTGAATACGTTTTTATCTCTGTAAAACCTGCTTCTTTCAAAGCAGCAATGAGTTGATCAGATGTGTAAATCTTCATACCATCAATCAACTTTAAATTCTAATTTGTTTCTATCTTTATTTCTTAATTATACACGGGATTTGAAGCTTTTTCTACTTATCTATTGTTCTAAAATCTCTCTCAAAAAAATAATTAAAAAAATTTATAAAAAATAGGGTGTCAAAAGCCTGAGCAATTCCAAATAAGTGAAGGGAGTAATTCCAAT
The sequence above is drawn from the Coprococcus comes ATCC 27758 genome and encodes:
- a CDS encoding DUF6440 family protein, encoding MAKKEERFEVTFRDGSQLKDEGVRQILVDKETGVNYLCWKSGYGAAITPLLDSEGKVIVTK